The nucleotide window GCAGGGGCTGGACCGCATCGTGGTGCAGTTGCCCGGCGTGCAGGATACGGCCAAGGCCAAGGACATCCTGGGCCGCACGGCCACGCTGGAAGTGCGCATGGTGGACGAATCCACCGAGGCGCGCGCCGCCGAGCTGGGCAGCGGCCCGGTGCCGTTCGGCGACGAAAAATACCTCGACCGCAACGGCATGGCCGTGATCGTGAAGAAGCAGGTGGTGCTGACGGGCGAGAACCTCACCGATGCCCAGCCCGGGTTCGACGGCCAGACGCAGGAGCCCACCGTGAACCTGGTGCTCGACGCCAAGGGTTCGCGCATCTTCAAGGACATCACGCGCGAGAACGTCGGCAAGCGCATGGCCATCGTGCTGTTCGAGAAGGGCAAGGGCGAAGTCGTCACGGCGCCCGTGATCCGTTCCGAGATCGGCGGCGGCCGCGTGCAGATCTCCGGCCGCATGACGACCGTGGAAGCCAACGACACCTCGCTGCTGCTGCGCGCCGGCTCGCTCGCCGCGCCGATGGAGATCATCGAGGAATACACCATCGGCCCGAGCCTGGGCGCCGACAACATCGCGCGCGGCATCAACTCCGTGGTCTGGGGCTTGGTGGCGATCGCCGCCTTCATGTGCGTGTACTACATGCTGTTCGGCGTGTTCTCCACCATCGCGCTGTCGGTCAACGTGCTGATGCTGATCGCCATCCTGTCGATGCTGCAGGCCACGCTGACGCTGCCCGGCATCGCCGCCATGGCGCTGGCGCTGGGCGTGGCCATCGACTCGAACGTGCTCATCAACGAGCGCATCCGCGAGGAGCTGCGCGCCGGCGTGACGCCGCAGGCGGCGATTGCCGCGGGCTACGAGCGCGCCTGGGCCACCATCCTGGACTCGAACGTGACCACGCTGATCGCCGGCCTGGCGCTGCTGGCCTTCGGCTCCGGTCCGGTGCGCGGCTTCGCCGTGGTGCACTGCATCGGCATCCTCACCAGCATGTTCTCGGCCGTGTTCTTCTCGCGCGGGCTGGTCAACCTCT belongs to Acidovorax sp. YS12 and includes:
- the secD gene encoding protein translocase subunit SecD produces the protein MNRYPVWKYAILVIALLVGALYTLPNFFGEAPAVQVSSAKATIKVDTAVQARVEEALKAAGVTPDSVGFDGNSVRARFDTPDTQLKAKDVLQKALVPDASDPPYIIALGLVSRSPAWLKALHAQPMFLGLDLRGGVHFMLQVDMQAALTKKAESFAGDLRTSLREKNIRHGGIGRDGQAVEIKVRDEATLTAARNLVADQFPDLVATTGPDGDGFKLRATIKPEALRKVQEQALKQNMVTLHNRINELGVAEPVIQQQGLDRIVVQLPGVQDTAKAKDILGRTATLEVRMVDESTEARAAELGSGPVPFGDEKYLDRNGMAVIVKKQVVLTGENLTDAQPGFDGQTQEPTVNLVLDAKGSRIFKDITRENVGKRMAIVLFEKGKGEVVTAPVIRSEIGGGRVQISGRMTTVEANDTSLLLRAGSLAAPMEIIEEYTIGPSLGADNIARGINSVVWGLVAIAAFMCVYYMLFGVFSTIALSVNVLMLIAILSMLQATLTLPGIAAMALALGVAIDSNVLINERIREELRAGVTPQAAIAAGYERAWATILDSNVTTLIAGLALLAFGSGPVRGFAVVHCIGILTSMFSAVFFSRGLVNLWYGRRKKLKSVAIGQVWKPDDASEMRSVAARGSNN